In Propionispora vibrioides, the sequence GAATATCGGCTGGCGTACAGGTGCAGGTTTGCAGACCATCACCGGCAAAGCCACAGGGGCAGGGATTCATCGCAGCGATGAGCATGAATCGGGCAGGGTAAGAGGAGGAAGCCTGCACGCGTGAAATGGTTACATGCCCGTCTTCCAACGGCTGGCGCAGCACTTCCAGTACGCCGCGGGGAAATTCCGGCAGTTCGTCCAAAAACAGCACACCGTGGTGGCTTAAGGTTACCTCACCTGGTTTGGGGATTCTGCCGCCGCCAATCATGCCCGCATCCGATATGGTATGATGGGGGCTCCTGAATGGACGTACGGAAACCAAACCGGTGTTGGCCGATAGCAAGCCGGCAATGCTGTAAATTTTGGTAACTTCCAAGGCCTCCTGGTCGGACATGGCCGGCAAAATGCCCGGCACCCGCCGGGCCAGCATGGTTTTTCCCGAGCCAGGCGATCCGCTAAGCAGCAGGTTATGCCCACCGGCGGCAGCGATTTCCACCGCTCGTTTGGCAACCACCTGACCCTGTACTTCGGAAAAATCATCTCCCAAAACAGGCAAACCAGCGGCTTCCACCCGTTTTTGCTGCGGTGTCAAAGCCCGTCTTTCCTGCAAATGCCAAACTACCTCGGCCAGTTTGTCCGGCGCATACACGGTCAGGCCATCAACCAGTAAGGCCTCGCCGGCATTTTCCCTGGCGACAAACAACTGGGTGATGCCCTGCTCAGCCGCAGCCATGGCCATCGGCAATACGCCTGATACGGCGCGCAGCCTGCCTTCCAGTGACAGTTCACTGACAAACAGGCAGCGCCGGCAATTTTCTCCGACCTGTCCACTGGCTGCCAATATGCCGATAGCAATGGGTAAATCCAAACCGGAGCTATCCTTTTTGATATCGGCCGGCGCCAGATTGATGGTAATCCGCTGGGCCGGGAACTCAAAACCGGAATTCTTGATTGCCGCCCTGACCCGTTCCCGTGATTCACGTACAGCCGTATCAGGCAGTCCGACAATTTCCATTCCCGGCAGCCCATTGGTAATATCCACTTCCACATGAATAGCAATGCCGTCTAACCCAAACGTGGTGGCTCCGAATGTCTGCGCAAACATATTCTACCTCCATCGGCCTCATTTCCGTTCCTGCAACAGCTTGGTTACGTCTAAGGCAATCGGTTCCGCACTATTGCCGCCCAAAAGCATTAACAAGGTGATTAATCCGTCCGTCAGCTTCATATACCTCAATGACATCAATTCGGCAGGGCACGTCCGGCTGCTGGGTTTGGGCCAAATAACACAGCGCTGTTTGGATGATTTTTTGCTGTTTCCGATAGGTTACTGCTTCGGCCGGCAACCCGTACCGCGTGCTGCGCCTGGTTTTTACCTCGACAAAAACCAGTACACCGTCTTTCTTGGCGATAATATCAATTTCACCCGTCCTGGCTCGGTATTTTTGTTGCAGGACAGCGTAACCATGGCGGCGCAAATATTCGACTACCACCGCTTCCCCCTTTTCACCCAAGGCTATATGGTTCATCCCAACACCTCTGCTTTTCACCGCAGGCCTACTTAGCCATTTCTTCAGCCAAAATTCTGATCCAAACGATAAATATAGGCCAGAACCTCCGCCACCGCTTTATACAGAGCCGGTGGAATTTCCCGGTCCAGTTCCACGGCCATCAGCATATTGGACAGCGCCTTATTCTTATATAGAGGTACCGCCTGGCTTTGGGCCACAGCCATAATCTGCTCGGCAACCAAACCCTTTCCTTTGGCTACAACCCTAGGAGCACTATCTGCCTCCCGGTCATACTGAATGGCAACCGCCTGTTTGCGTTCTTCTTTCTGTTCGCTCATGCTGTCTCCCCCGGTATAATGCGCACACTAAAATCAGTCAGTGTCAGCGGCAGTTCTCCCAACGCGCTGCGTACCTGGGCAACGATGTCACGAAAAGCAGTCGCCGCCTCATCGGTGGAAAATTCGGTACGCACGCTCAACAGATTGCCCTGATATAAATGAAACATGGCGTCCACCCGGCCCAGATGGTTGGTATCAAAGAAAATGCGCAGCCAGGTTTCCGGTTGAGCCTCCCTTTTATAGCCACCCGTCCCTTGCTGTTCATGATAGATACGAACATAAGCCGGATAAACGGTACTGCCATCGCCAAAATAGATGGGTATAGTAAAGGACATGGTATTGGCAGTATTTGTTTTTTCCGGCAGAGCAGCTTGCGAATCCTGCACGGTAGCCGACAACTCCTGAATGGTGCGAATGGCTTTCTGCAGTGTTTCCGCCGGCAGTTCTTTCCATTTGGAAGCCTCGGAAAATTTAAACATTAGCCATAGATCAGGCAACTCCGGCAGATTATGCGTCACAGCCGCCTGTCTAACGGTTTGCGGCAGAAAATCCTGCAAGTAGTTAACAGCTTTCTGCAGTTCCTGGTGTTCCGCTGCAGTTACATCCAGTGTTTCCAGACGCGTAGCAGGAAACTCATCGGGAATTTCGCCGCCATCCAATATGTCTTTGGCCACTTTAGTTATTGTCGCTGCCGTCCACACCTCGGCTTCCTGAGCCGCAGCGAGACCGGCCGGTACAACAGCGGCCGGTGAAGACGTTTTTCCTGCCATTTCACCTGCCGCCGGCTCCGGCAACACGGTGCGGCTTTCTCCACTTGTCCGGGAAATTTCTGTCTGCAGTTGTTTTACTGCCAGTAAAAGGGGTTGAATATCTTCTCCCGCGTCCCCCGCCGGCTGGTTAAGCAGCGTCAACAATATCTGTTTACCTGCCGTCTGCTCCTTAGCAGGTAAATCCTGAAATTCGGCGGCCAATTGTCGAACGGCTGCCAACACCGATTCCCGGTCCTGCTCATTGTTAGCCAATACCTGCCAGGCCTTGGCCGGCCAGTCGGTCACCGGTTTGCTGGTCGGCGGTACTGGGGGACGGGTTGCCTCATCCAATGGCGTCGCTGTTGCTGGTTGCATGTTGGGTTCAGCCGTTATCGTCAACTTGGCAGCCTGTTGCGGTTCCTGTCCGCCTTCCGGCACCGGCAAAACAGTTTTTGCCACACTCTCCGGCAGAGGTTGCAACGCAGGCTGGCGAAAAGCTCCCGTTTCCACCGTATTATTGGGTTCCACCGGTTGATTCTGCATAGCGGATTGAGCCGGCAAGTTATCCTGTGCCGCTGCCGGCGGTTCTGTCACCGGTGCCGTCTGAGGCGGCAGTTGCGGTGGATTCTGCCGTACCGTGGCAAGAACCGTCTCAGTCTTTTCCGCCAGCGTATTCCAGATATCCGGAGTAAGCTGTTCTTCCAGATAAAGTGTTCCCTGCAGGGTTTGCACTATATTTTGCAGTTGTTCGGCCAGATTTTTTGGTAGTTGTACCAGGGTAGACATTCCCCGGGAAATAGCACCGGTGTCGGGCGCTGCCTGCTGCAAAATTTGCCGCACCTCTTGCTGCAAACTGTCAGGCAGCGAAGCCAGTAGCAACTGGCTGTTTTCAACTGTTCCGCCCAGATTACTTAGCAGCGTTTCGAGTGCTTCATGGATCAAAAGCTGAACCTGCAGCCCCGGTGTATTGGTCTCGGCCTGAGCTTGGGGCTGAGCCGTCGCAGACACGTTAGCCTGTCCTTCCAGCTCGGCCGGTGCCGGAAGCTGTCCCGGTGAAAGATTACTAACTCGCATCCTGTCTGCCTCCCCATGATTTAATCGGTTCAAAGCTGGTCCGGTGAATCGGGCAAGGCCCATATTCCGCCAATGCTCTTAAATGTTCTCTGGTCCCATAGCCTTTATGATTTTGAAAACCGTATTGCGGATAAATCAGCGCCAACTCTTCCATCAGCCGGTCCCGTTCCACCTTGGCCAGAATAGAGGCTGCCGCAATGGATGCACTCAGCCCGTCTCCGCCAATCAATGAATTGGCCGGAATCGGCAGTTCCGGCAATGGCACGGCATCAATCAAAGCGGCCTGCGGTTTCAGTTCAATGGTCTTAATCGCCTGATACATGGCCTGCACAGTAGCCTGATAGATATTCAACCGGTCAATATCCGCCACTTCGACAATGACCGTCTTGGTAGACAACGCTTTCTTTTTAATCTCATCATATAATACGGCCCTTTGCGCCGCCGACAGTTTTTTCGAATCGTTCAACGAAGGAAGGCTGCAGCCAAACGGCAGAATCGCCGCACCGACCACCAGCGGACCGGCCAGCGGCCCCCGCCCTGCCTCATCGACACCGACAATGCATTCATAGCCTTGACGGCGCAGTTCCTGCTCCGGCAGAAAAAGCTGCTGCAGGCGGGCCGCTTCCTTAGTCAGGCTTGCTTTTCTTTTTTGCCACTTCTCCAATAATCGTATGACCGAAACACGTCGGTCCGTATGTAGCTCCGCCAAAATAGCCTCCGGCAGCTCCGCCTGATCCAGCAATTCCGTTATCTCCGCAACCGTCATGTTAGCCATACGCAAAAAAATCCCCGCCAATCCTGGGCGTGTGGGCCTGAGTATTCATTGTCCACACACCTTAAAATATTCTTCCGTTTTTGCTATATTCTTGCTGTTAAAGACAAATTCCTTTCTCCACCAGAAAAACAGCCCCATCCATTGCCCAACAAAAAAGGACACAGCCATTAACCGGCTATGCCCCGTATTGCTTTACTCTATTTCCTTATACTCGGCGATAATACGGCTTACAATACCATAGGCTTTTGCCTCTGCCGCATCCAGCCAATAATTACGCTGCGTATCCTGCTCCACCTTGGCCAGCGGTTGTCCGGTCCCGTCGCTAATCAAACGGTTGATGCGGCGGCGCATCTTGATAATTTCATCGGCTTCTATTTTGATATCGGTCGCCTGGCCGCGCACCCCGCCGAGCGGCTGGTGAATCATATAGCGGGTATTGGGCAATGAGTAGCGGTCCTCTTTCGCGGCCGCCAGATAAATGGTAATGCCGGCACTGGCTACCCAGCCGGTACCGATGACAATGACTCTCGGCGTCACAAAGCGAATCATATCATGAATGGTGTCACCGGCCTCCACATGACCGCCCTGGCTGTTAATAAATAATTTAATCGGTTCATCACTCATTTCCTGCAAAATGAGGAGTTGAGCAGTTACTTTCTCCGCCACAGCCTGCGTGATCTCACCGGCAATAATGATCGACCGGGTTTTTAACAGTTTCTCCTGCCATTTCCCTTGTTTTTCTTCTTGTTCCATTTTATTTCCTCCTTGTCCGTCGAACAATAGCAACTGAATCAAATTAATCAATTGTTCACAGAGCATCTATTCTCTTTAACTTATATTCCATCGACCAGACAAAATCCTGCCGGTGCTGCCTAAAAAATAAAGGAGGCTGCCCTTTACTCGATCGAGCCTCCCCACTTCTGATCTATTCCCGGTCCGGCAATTGGCGGTCCAGCGTAAACTGTCCCAGCTTGCCACCGCGAAATTCGTTCAAAATGATTTTGCGGGCCTTGTCGCAATCGACCACGCCGCCACTGCGCAAACAGCCCCGCTTGCTGCCGATCAGGCGCAGCAATTCCTCGCTGTCTTCCGGCAAAGGCAGCGTCAGCTTGTATCTCTCGCTCAGCCGTTCGCTGTAGTCCTCCCGCAGCATGGTTAAAAATTTGGCCATTACCTGCTCCAGATCATATACTTCGTCGTTAATAGCCCCGGTAATGGCTAGCCGCAGGGCCACCGACGGGTCCTCTATCTTCGGCCAAAGTACGCCGGGAGTATCCAAAAGCTCCAGGTTATTGGAGACTTTAATCCATTGCTTCCCCCTGGTTACACCCGGCTTATCGGCTGTACGCACAGTGGCCGATCCCAGCAGGCGATTGATCAGGGAGGATTTTCCCACGTTGGGGATGCCCAGAATCATTGCTCTTACAGCCCGTGGCCGCACTCCTTTGGCAACAAGTTTGGCAATGGCCGCGCTGGCGCCCTGCTCCACCTTACTGATCAGGGCCTTGGTTCCTTTACCTGTCATGGAATCAATGGCAACTGCCTGCAGGCCTTGACTGCGGAATGTTTCTATCCAGCGTTCGGTCCAGGCCGTTTCAGCCAGGTCAGCCTTGTTTAGCGCAACGACGCGCGGCTTGTTCTCAATGATATCGGCAATCACTGGATTGGCACTGCTCAGTGGTATGCGGGCATCTACCAGTTCAATGACGACATCGACCAGCTTTACGTGTTCACGCATCATACGCTGAGCTTTGGCCATATGCCCGGGAAACCAGTTTATACGCATGTTATCCTTGCTATTTTCCATATACATCACTCACAATATGCAGATTCATTCACCGGCTCGTTCTTTGGCCGGCTCCGTATACAAAAAGCCGTTTCAACCCCGTCCGCCTGACGCGCTGACAGATGGTGATGGTACAACCATTCACAGCGGCAGTACGGTACTAGTTTTAAACGGCTTACGCTTTTTCATACGGCTTACAGTCAGACGTTTGACTAAGGAAGAGTTTTTAGCTGATCAAAGGGCCAAAATACCAGTACGGCTTTGCCCTTAATCAAGTTAAGCGGCACAAAGCCAACATCGTTAAACCGGCTGTCCTCGGAATTATTCCGGTTGTCTCCCATGACAAAGATGGTTCCGCTAGGCACGGTAGCCAACGGATAGGAGCCTTTAGTCTTTTCCAAAATATAAGGTTCATTTAACAATTGTCCGTTACGGAACACACGGCCTTCCTTGATTTCAATCGTATCACCGGCCACAGCAATGACCCGTTTGATAAAATCACGGCTGGGGTCCTGCGGATAGCGGAAAACCAGAACATCATCATACTCAGGCATTTTAAAACGGTAAATGAATTTATTGACCACCAGGCGTTCCCCGTTCATTAACGTGGGACGCATCGAAGGCCCTTCCACCATATACAGTTCCACAATAAAATACCGGATAAAAAATGCCAGTACAACGGCAATGACGATGGAAATAACCCAGTCCTTTATTTCGTTTTTTAGATTTGCATTACTCAAGGTGAATTCCTCCTACCGGATAACACTTCTCTATGTAAAGGGGATACTCTGCGTCACTTAAAGCATCTGATAAGCTTAAGAATTTTTTGTGCTGCAAAACGAAGTAGTCGCGCAAATATACGCAAACGCCGACAACACTTCAGGCCGAAAAAGGAAACTATCTATTTAGGCGACGCAAGGTACTAACTCCACCTTAGTGTTCGATATAAAGCCGGTCTCTATACAGCCCAAAAAGCAAGAAAAGACCCGGCTTGTGCCAAGTCTGTGTGACACCGGCGGAAGCCTTAGTCTTTCCACTGATGACCGAAAAAATACACCTTCCGGCCATGCGAGAAAAGGGACTGCTGCCAGTCCCCTGTTTACTACCGTCTTTCTCTAATACGTGCGGCTTTACCGGTAAGGTTGCGCAGGTAATACAATTTAGCACGGCGCACAATACCTCTGCGGACGACTTCGATTTTTTCCAAACGGGGAGAATGTACCGGGAAAGTACGTTCTACGCCAACACCGTAAGAAATACGTCTTACCGTGAAAGTTTCACGTACGCCGCCACCCTGACGGGTGATAACAACACCTTCAAAAACCTGGATACGTTCACGATTGCCTTCCACTACCTTTACGTGGGCGCGAACGGTGTCTCCCGGTCTGAACGTAGGAATGTCCTTACGAAGTTGCTCTTGTTCTAATGCCTGAATAATATTCACTTATAGTGCCTCCTTATACTAGACGTTCTTACCCGCCCGATAAGCGACAGAGGACCGTCCGTTTTACACGACGATAATTTTATCATATATTGCTTGGATATTCAAGTATTAATTACGACCACCAGGCCTCGCCCAGCAACCGGTCAAGGATAATGGCCACAGCCGCCCGCACCGGCAGATGATTGTAATCACAGGGACCGTAAATAGGCTCCAGAATGTAATCAAACTGCTCCATTACTGATTTTTCAATGCCCCAGCCTGTCCCGAACAATAAGAGACAAGGTTGATCTTCCTCCTGCAGCAGCGTCCGGAGCTTTCGATACGACACCATATTGGAAAATTGGCGCGCATCGGTAGTTACAATGACCGGCGCTTTGCCTTCTGCAGCCGTAATCTGCTCAACGGCTGCCCGGATATCCGGCACTATGTCCAAAATACTGAAGGCTTCCCTCCGGTCGGGGTTATACTCGCCGCCATAGCCGGTCTGCCAGTATTCCACGATATCCCTGGCCATTTTGACCTGGCTTTCCACTGGGTGAATGATGAAATAACGTGCAATATGATAGGTACGTGATGTCCGGGCAATATCGTGGACATCAAAATTGGTGATGGCCGTTGTCACCACATCATTATTTTTATTATAAATAGGATAATGAACCAGTCCTAAGTAAACCCTTGACATTAGTGCACTAGCCTCCAGACCGTTCTTTCTTGATTTCCTCCAGCAAGGCGGCATCCTCCGCATTCAACGGAAAATCCACCAGCAGATCGGGACGCCGTTCCAGCGTGTTTTTCAACGATTGTTTCCGCCGCCATCTGGCTATCTTGGCATGGTCGCCGGAAATTAGCACGTCAGGCACCGACCAGCCGCGAAAGTCACGGGGCCGGGTATACTGGGGATATTCGAGCAACCCGCTGTAAAAGGAATCCTGCTCCGCCCCGTCGCTGGCGCCCAATACACCGGGCAGCATACGGGCCACGGCATCCACGACGACCATGGCCGGCAATTCACCGCCGGTCAGTACATAATCACCGATGGATACGGCTTCGTCGGCCAGATGCTGGCGCACCCGGTCATCCAGACCCTCATAATGGCCACAGATAAAGACAAGCTGCTCATACCCGGCCAGTTCCCTGGCCTTTTGCTGGGTAAAAGACTGCCCGCCGGGACACATTAAGATCACCCGGCGCTTATCCGATTCCCGCTCGGCCGTAACGCTTTCGACCGCCAGAAAAACCGGATCAGGCTTCATCACCATGCCTGCGCCACCGCCAAAGGGATAATCATCAACAATATGATGTTTATCAAAAGCGAAATCGCGGGGATTGGTCACCTGCACCGAAAGCAGTCCGGCCTCCCGTGCCCGCTTGATGATGCTGTGCCCGAAAGGTCCGGCAAACATGTCGGGAAATAAGGAAATGATATCAATGCGCATCATGCTTCCGCATCCCACTCCTGAAGTTTCACCTTCATTTTTCCGCCCGGCAGGTCGATATCCAGCACTACCCTTTTCAGCGCCGGCACCAGCACCGGCCGCTGCCCTTCCTGCTCCACGACATACACATCATTGCTGCCCGTGGTAATAATGTCCTTTACCTGCCCCAGAAATTCCCCGTCTTCCGTGAAGACCTCTAAACCGATGATCTGGAAATGATAATAATGACCCGTCGGTAACGGTACCAATTCATCAGGTCTAACCTGGATCACCTTATTGCGGAGTGGCTCGGCAGCATTCTTGCTGTCAATACCTTTTAAGGTAAGCAGTACAAAATGCTTATGATATTTGACACCAAGCACTGGCCATACACTGCCGTCATCCAGCCGGATGGTCTTCATCTGTTCAAACCGCTCGGGAAAGTCGGTGTCCGGTATAACACGCACTTCACCCCGCACACCGTGCGGGGCAGTAATCTTTCCTATGGAAATCAACTTTTCTGTCATGCTTTTTCTTCCTACCTGCGGAAGGCGATAACGATCCCGTCTTCAATCAGGATTTCCTCACCAAGTATTTTATGCAAGTCATCACCGATGCCAACTGACACGGTTCTCTCCAACGTACCCTGGGCAATTTCTGCTCCCAGTTCCAATTGGGCCGTTTCCTTTAGCTTTTCCATCATATGGTTTTTAAATTCAAGACGTTTTTGACGTTCCGCATCAATCTGCTGACGAATGGCGGTCAATCCCTGCATATCCTGCTTAGCCTGATCGGCTAACGCCCGTTTGGCATGAAACTCCAGTTGTTGCAATTCCATGTCCACTTTTTTAATATTTTCCTGAATTTCTGCTGCCAAACGCTGTTTGAGATTTTCCGTTACTTTGGCTTTGATCGTGACAGGGCATTTCAAGCTCATATTTTCCATCCCGTTAATCCACCTTTCTTTAGCCCTGTTCTAAAACCCTCCACAACCAGTCTCAGAACAGGCCTCTCTTTTATTGCAAAAGGCCCATCTGCCAAAGCATTTGACAGTTGAACCTTTCACAACAAAACTCCTGATTATTTATTTTCTAAATAATTTCCACTGTTACTTTTTTATTTTCGCGAGTGGCAGCAGCTTTTACTACGGTGCGTAGTGCCTTAGCTATGCGACCCTGTTTACCAATGACTTTACCCATGTCTTCCGGAGCTACCCTGAGTTCATAAACAGTGCCGGTCGCTTCAGCCAACTCCGTCACAGCAACCTGTTCCGGATTTTTCACTAAAGCTTTGGCGATAACTTCAACGAGATCCTTCATAGTTATCAAGCCTCTTTCTTAGCACGCTTTATTTCATCCCATTTTTTCATGATGCCAACCGCTTTGAACAAGCTTTTTACCGTATCGGTAGGTTGAGCACCCTGTTGCAGCCAGCTAATTGCTTTTTCCTCATCCACTTTAATGACTGCCGGTTCAACCGTAGAGTCATAATGTCCCAGAGTTTCAATAAACCGGCCATCACGCGGCGAGCGAGAGTCAGCCACAACAACGCGATAGAACGGGTTCTTTTTAGCACCCATACGTTTCAAACGAATTTTAACCGCCATTTCCATTCACCTCCTTTATAGAGTATCCGAAGCTTGGATACTCACTGTATACATATATTAGCGCATAAAGGGAAGCTTAAAGCCCAGCCCCTTTTTCGCACCTTTTTGCATTTCCTGAAACCGTTTCATCATCTTCCTGGCCTCGGTAAACTGTTTTAGCAGCCTGTTTACATCCTGTACCCGCGTCCCGCTGCCCAAAGCAATGCGTTTGCGGCGGCTGCCGTTGATGATGTCCGGCGAACGCCGTTCCTTCTTGGTCATCGAGCGGATAATCGCCTCTACATGGACCAGTTCCTTTTCGTCAAACTCAATATCCTGCAGCTTTTTCAAATTTCCCATACCGGGCAGCATGCTCAGTATCTGCTCAAAGGAGCCAAGCTTGCGCACCTGCTGCAGCTGCTCGAGAAAATCGTCCAGCGTGAACTCTTCCTTGCGCAGCTTCTTTTCCATCGCCTGAGCCTGCTCCAGATCAATGGCACTCTGCGCTTTTTCGATCAGGCTCAACACATCGCCCATGCCGAGAATCCGGGACGCCATCCGGTCGGGATGAAAGGTTTCCAAGGCATCCAGCTTTTCGCCCATGCCGACAAACTTAATCGGCCGTCCGGTCACCGCCCGGACCGATAAAGCTGCCCCGCCGCGGGCATCGCCGTCAAGTTTGGTCAGAATCACACCGTCAACGCCCAGTTCATTGTTGAAGGACTCGGCCACCGTAACGGCATCCTGACCCGTCATGGCATCAACCACCAGCAGGATTTCATGGGGTTTGACCTCGCGCTTGATATCTTTCAGTTCTTGCATCAATTCTTCGTTAATATGCAAACGGCCGGCCGTATCAATGAGCACCATGTCCCTCGTATGGGCTAAGGCGTACTCCAGTGCCTGTTTAGCGATGTCCACGGGTTTCGTACCCGGTTCGGCGGCATACACCGGAACATCAAGCTGTTCGCCCAGCACCTGTAATTGCTTGATGGCTGCCGGACGGTAAATATCCGCCGCAACCAGCAATGGGCGCTTGCTCTGCTTCTTGACCAGCAAATTAGCCAGTTTGGCAACCGTCGTCGTTTTACCGGCCCCCTGCAAGCCTACCATCATCACAATGGTCGGCGGCCGGGAGGCGATGGCGATACGGCTTTGTGTCCCGCCCATCAGCTCGGTCAGTTCATCGTTGACAATCTTTATGACATGCTGCACCGGTGTAAGGCTGCCCATGACTTCCTGGCCAATAGCCCGCTCTTTGATTTTGGCAATAAACTCTTTCACTACCTTAAAGTTTACGTCCGCTTCCAGGAGCGCCATCCGGACCTCGCGCATGGCTTCGTTCACATCCGCCTCGGTCAGTTTGCCCCGGCCGCGCAGTTTTTTAAATGTTTGCTGTAATTTATCGGCTAAGCCTTCAAAAACCATGCTATGCCTCCTTACCGTAATCCAATAAAAGTTCCAATATATGTAGCGACCGATTTACCGGCTCCAACTGCTTCACTTCATCAGACAGACTGCTGATCAGGCCATACACCTGACTGATTGTCTGCTGCTCGTGTTGAAACCGCTCAATCAGCTTAAGTTTAGTTTCATATTCGTCCAGAAGCTGCTCAGCCCGTCGCAAAATGTCATGTACCGCCTGCCGGGTCACGCCAAGCTGCTCAGCCATCTCCGCCAGCGACAAATCGCTGAGATAATGCATTTCCAGACACTGCCGCTGCTTTTCGGTCAGCAACGCGCCATAAAAATCATATAAAAATCCCATGCGCAGCACTTTATCCAGCATACTGAAACGATCCCTTCATGCTTTAGGAAGAACGGCTTTTTACTTTTCTAAGTATACAGACTGGCACCGGCATTGTCAAGTATTTTACCTTGTCACTTCTTAAGTATATTTTTGACAAGATAAGATAATATGTACATCTGTTACCGGTTACGAAAAAGAAACAGCAGGAAATAGCTCGACATAGGTTGAGAAAAGGCTTAAAAGCATGGTATTATATGTTCATGAGTTTGTGGAGGTATAACAAATGTCCAGCAATTTATACAAGCCTGAGGAAGTAGCAAAAATACTTAATATTTCGAGATTTACCGTGTATGGTCTGATTAAGCGCGGCGAATTGCCGGCCTACCGCATTGGACGCAGCATGCGTATTGAAAGCGCCGATCTTGAAAACTATAAACGGAAATCGCGCAGCAGCGAGTTATTTACCGGCCATGAGGGGTTACCTGCCGATCCGTCTGCCCCAGCCCACTATCCGGGCCTTATTATTTGTGGACAAGATGTTATCCTTGATGTACTGTCGGGCCATCTTGAAAAACAAATTCCCGGCGTGCAGTTTTTGCGGCGCTATGTCGGCAGTATCAGCGGTTTAATTT encodes:
- a CDS encoding YlqD family protein translates to MSLKCPVTIKAKVTENLKQRLAAEIQENIKKVDMELQQLEFHAKRALADQAKQDMQGLTAIRQQIDAERQKRLEFKNHMMEKLKETAQLELGAEIAQGTLERTVSVGIGDDLHKILGEEILIEDGIVIAFRR
- the rimM gene encoding ribosome maturation factor RimM (Essential for efficient processing of 16S rRNA), which encodes MTEKLISIGKITAPHGVRGEVRVIPDTDFPERFEQMKTIRLDDGSVWPVLGVKYHKHFVLLTLKGIDSKNAAEPLRNKVIQVRPDELVPLPTGHYYHFQIIGLEVFTEDGEFLGQVKDIITTGSNDVYVVEQEGQRPVLVPALKRVVLDIDLPGGKMKVKLQEWDAEA
- the rpsP gene encoding 30S ribosomal protein S16, with protein sequence MAVKIRLKRMGAKKNPFYRVVVADSRSPRDGRFIETLGHYDSTVEPAVIKVDEEKAISWLQQGAQPTDTVKSLFKAVGIMKKWDEIKRAKKEA
- the ylxM gene encoding YlxM family DNA-binding protein, encoding MLDKVLRMGFLYDFYGALLTEKQRQCLEMHYLSDLSLAEMAEQLGVTRQAVHDILRRAEQLLDEYETKLKLIERFQHEQQTISQVYGLISSLSDEVKQLEPVNRSLHILELLLDYGKEA
- a CDS encoding KH domain-containing protein; its protein translation is MKDLVEVIAKALVKNPEQVAVTELAEATGTVYELRVAPEDMGKVIGKQGRIAKALRTVVKAAATRENKKVTVEII
- the ffh gene encoding signal recognition particle protein, producing MVFEGLADKLQQTFKKLRGRGKLTEADVNEAMREVRMALLEADVNFKVVKEFIAKIKERAIGQEVMGSLTPVQHVIKIVNDELTELMGGTQSRIAIASRPPTIVMMVGLQGAGKTTTVAKLANLLVKKQSKRPLLVAADIYRPAAIKQLQVLGEQLDVPVYAAEPGTKPVDIAKQALEYALAHTRDMVLIDTAGRLHINEELMQELKDIKREVKPHEILLVVDAMTGQDAVTVAESFNNELGVDGVILTKLDGDARGGAALSVRAVTGRPIKFVGMGEKLDALETFHPDRMASRILGMGDVLSLIEKAQSAIDLEQAQAMEKKLRKEEFTLDDFLEQLQQVRKLGSFEQILSMLPGMGNLKKLQDIEFDEKELVHVEAIIRSMTKKERRSPDIINGSRRKRIALGSGTRVQDVNRLLKQFTEARKMMKRFQEMQKGAKKGLGFKLPFMR